The Pelodiscus sinensis isolate JC-2024 chromosome 30, ASM4963464v1, whole genome shotgun sequence genome has a window encoding:
- the LOC142821174 gene encoding olfactory receptor 5B21-like — MEKEGGGNQTHIMEFILLGFGEVSELQPLLFLLFLAIYIVTTGGNILIVVLVVADQHLHTPMYFFLGNLSVLDISYTFTFLPRLLASLLTGDRTISVKGCLGQFYWFSIMATTELLLLTAMSYDRYLAICHPLRYAVLMNGRVCAQLVAGSWISGILLSTIGNSFVFSLSFCDSKEIDHFFCDLSPMIKLSCSDTRTLQLVTFIVATTGALVPLLLTLTSYICIITTILRIPSSTGRQKTFSTCSSHLIVVSVFYGTLIAVYVVPTTNTPKMLHKIFSVFYTVLNPMINPVIYCLRNKEVKESLRKIVLNLVAFRNRHRV, encoded by the coding sequence ATGGagaaagaaggaggaggaaacCAAACGCACATCATGGAATTCATCCTCCTGGGATTTGGGGAGGTCTCTGAACTGCagcctctcctcttcctgctgtttctggCCATCTACATTGTGACAACGGGTGGGAACATCCTCATTGTGGTGTTAGTTGTGGCTGATcagcaccttcacacccccatgtacttcttcctaggGAACTTGTCTGTCCTGGACATCAGTTATACCTTCACCttcctgccccggctgctggccagtctcctgaCTGGGGACAGAACCATCTCTGTTAAGGGCTGCCTGGGGCAATTTTATTGGTTCTCTATCATGGCAACTACAGAACTTTTGCTGCTCACGGCCATGTCATATGATCGATATCTAGCAATATGCCATCCCCTCCGTTATGCTGTTCTGATGAACGGCAGGGTGTGTGCCCAGCTCGTGGCAGGGTCCTGGATAAGCGGCATCCTGCTCAGCACCATAGGAAATAGCTTTGTGTTCTCATTATCGTTCTGTGATTCCAAAGAAatcgaccatttcttttgtgatttatCGCCCATGATAAAACTGTCCTGCAGTGACACCCGGACTCTGCAACTGGTGACATTTATTGTTGCTACCACAGGGGCTCTTGTGCCCTTGCTACTGACTCTGACGTCCTACATTTGTATCATCACCACCATCCTGAGGATCCCTTCCAGCACCGGGAGGCAAAagaccttttccacctgctcctcccacctcattgtggtgtCAGTTTTCTATGGAACTCTAATTGCTGTCTATGTGGTTCCAACAACCAACACTCCCAAAATGCTACACAAAATATTCTCGGTCTTCTACACAGTCCTGAATCCCATGATCAACCCCGtcatctactgcctgagaaacaaggaggtcaaaGAGTCtttgagaaaaattgttctgaatCTGGTTGCTTTCAGAAACAGGCACAGAGTCTGA